Proteins encoded within one genomic window of Cyprinus carpio isolate SPL01 unplaced genomic scaffold, ASM1834038v1 S000006634, whole genome shotgun sequence:
- the LOC109082076 gene encoding H-2 class II histocompatibility antigen, E-S beta chain, which yields MSLIKLLIFHPILMLSAFTGTAHGYYEYAMSECLYSTSDYSDMVYLNSYSFNKVVDVQFNSSVGKYVGYTEEGVKYAENWNKDPAELQQRKAQVDRFCRHNAQNHDTAVRDKAVQPKITLRSARQAGGSRPAVLVCSAYDFYPKKIKVSWLRDGKVMTSDVTSTMEMADGDWFYQIHSELEYTPKSGEKISCMVEHASFSKPMITDWDPSFPEAERNKIAIGASGLVLGIIIAAAGLIYYKKKSAGRILVPN from the exons ATGTCACTTATAAAACTCTTAATCTTTCATCCCATACTGATGCTGTCTGCATTTACTGGAACAG ctCATGGATATTACGAGTACGCGATGAGTGAATGCCTCTACAGCACCAGTGATTACAGTGATATGGTGTATCTTAACTCATATTCCTTCAATAAAGTCGTGGATGTGCAGTTCAACAGCAGTGTGGGGAAGTATGTGGGGTACACTGAGGAAGGAGTGAAATATGCAGAGAACTGGAACAAAGATCCGGCAGAACTGCAGCAGCGGAAAGCTCAGGTGGACAGATTCTGCAGACATAATGCTCAGAACCATGACACAGCTGTCCGTGATAAAGCAG TTCAACCGAAGATTACACTCAGGTCAGCGAGGCAGGCTGGTGGCAGCCGTCCAGCTGTGTTGGTGTGCAGTGCATATGACTTCTACCCTAAAAAAATCAAAGTGTCCTGGCTGAGAGATGGTAAAGTGATGACCTCAGACGTGACCTCCACTATGGAGATGGCTGATGGGGACTGGTTCTACCAGATCCACTCTGAGCTGGAGTACACCCCCAAATCTGGAGAGAAGATCTCCTGTATGGTGGAGCACGCCAGCTTCAGTAAACCCATGATCACAGACTGGG ACCCCTCTTTCCCTGAAGCTGAGAGGAATAAAATCGCCATCGGGGCGTCTGGTCTGGTGCTGGGAATCATCATCGCAGCTGCTGGACTCATTTACTACAAGAAGAAATCAGCAG GGAGGATCCTGGTACCAAACTGA